The proteins below come from a single Drosophila teissieri strain GT53w chromosome 3L, Prin_Dtei_1.1, whole genome shotgun sequence genomic window:
- the LOC122615684 gene encoding protein new-glue 1, with amino-acid sequence MRLQLVIFFAIVAFASTAWAADDPATDPATDPATPTTPTDPATPTTPTSPTTPTSPSASESSTTAPTTATTVAPTTVAPTTKAPSKKTATIVHYKRKTKKPKKRHTIRKSRGAKGSSRKKGSRRN; translated from the coding sequence ATGCGCTTGCAGCTAGTTATCTTCTTTGCCATCGTGGCCTTCGCTTCGACTGCCTGGGCAGCCGATGATCCTGCCACTGATCCGGCCACTGATCCTGCCACACCCACGACACCCACTGATCCTGCCACACCCACGACACCCACCTCCCCCACCACTCCCACTTCGCCCTCGGCATCTGAAAGCAGCACCACCGCTCCCACGACTGCCACCACCGTGGCTCCCACAACTGTGGCTCCCACCACCAAGGCACCAAGCAAGAAGACGGCTACCATTGTCCACTACAAGAGGAAaaccaaaaagccaaagaagCGCCACACGATCCGCAAGTCACGCGGAGCCAAGGGCAGCAGCCGCAAGAAGGGATCCCGACGAAACTAA
- the LOC122616121 gene encoding ubiquitin fusion degradation protein 1 homolog has translation MFHFSGFNMMFPEGRNFHATYKCFSVSMLPGNERSDVEKGGKIIMPPSALDTLTRLNVEYPMLFKLTNGKKSRSSHAGVLEFVADEGKCYLPYWMMDNLLLVEGDILNIESVSLPVATFSKFQPHSTDFLDITNPKAVLENALRNFACLTKGDVIAIKYNKKVYELCVLETKPGNAVSIIECDMNVEFEAPVGYKDHTETQASGSGQQGAAGTAGGEIAGATNAILEEVVETFKGSGVRLDGKKKKESQLETPVVKKVLARGVPDYDFQFGLIRFDRNIRPISDRGKEDGAAAGNADGSDAESFHGTGFSMKKTRK, from the exons ATGTTCCACTTCAGCGGCTTCAACATGATGTTCCCGGAGGGGCGCAACTTCCATGCCACCTACAAGTGCTTCTCCGTATCCATGTTGCCAGGAAACGAGCGATCCGACGTGGAAAAGGGCGGAAAGA TTATCATGCCGCCCTCGGCGCTGGACACACTCACCCGCCTGAATGTCGAGTATCCGATGCTGTTCAAGCTCACCAACGGCAAGAAATCCCGATCCTCACACGCCGGCGTACTGGAGTTTGTCGCCGACGAGGGCAAATGCTATTTACCTTACTGGATGATGGATAACCTGCTGTTGGTGGAGGGCGACATACTCAACATCGAGAGTGTCTCGCTGCCAGTGGCCACCTTCTCAAAATTTCAACCGCACAGCACCGACTTCCTGGACATCACCAATCCCAAGGCGGTGCTGGAGAACGCCCTGCGTAACTTTGCCTGCCTCACGAAGGGCGATGTCATCGCCATAAAGTACAACAAGAAGGTCTACGAACTGTGTGTGCTCGAGACAAAGCCAGGCAATGCAGTGAGCATCATTGAGTGCGACATGAATGTGGAGTTTGAGGCCCCAGTCGGCTATAAGGATCACACCGAAACGCAGGCCTCGGGCTCGGGACAGCAGGGTGCTGCAGGAACTGCAGGCGGCGAAATTGCAGGCGCCACTAACGCCATACTCGAAGAGGTCGTAGAGACATTCAAGGGTTCCGGCGTACGTTTGGatggcaagaagaagaaggaaagCCAGTTGGAAACGCCGGTCGTGAAGAAGGTGCTAGCACGCGGTGTACCGGACTATGATTTCCAGTTTGGACTCATCCGCTTCGATCGCAACATTCGGCCCATCAGCGATAGGGGCAAAGAGGATGGTGCTGCAGCTGGCAATGCGGACGGTTCCGATGCGGAGAGCTTCCATGGCACTGGATTCTCCATGAAGAAAACGCGCAAATAG
- the LOC122616120 gene encoding 39S ribosomal protein L2, mitochondrial — MQSLTRLLSTTLTLQAPLRTAPAAVALQQWRGKTKVVEKPKPGAGQQFRRTVHFPEEYTVEPLKITHLAGRDPVSGRLVAKGIGGGIKQQYRWVKWVRDGPTEGAQEELVLEVLRDGCRTAKVALVAVGDELKYILATENMKVGDILKTSRFIPRIPVRPNEGDAYPLGALPVGTRIHCLEKNPGQMCHLIHAAGTFGTILRKFDDKVVVQLPSKREFAFQRTCMATVGRLSNPEHNKEHVGSAQRMREMGNRPRSGLWKRKEGKHGRKIRRLPPMTTISPPAPPKEEAIKLTLPL, encoded by the exons ATGCAAAGTCTTACGCGTTTGCTAAGCACAACGCTGACCCTACAAGCGCCGCTTCGCACGGCGCCGGCGGCCGTGGCTCTGCAGCAGTGGCGCGGCAAAACCAAAGTGGTGGAGAAACCAAAACCAGGTGCCGGCCAGCAGTTTCGACGAACCGTGCACTTTCCGGAGGAGTACACCGTGGAGCCGCTGAAGATTACCCATTTGGCTGGTCGGGATCCCGTCTCCGGTCGGTTGGTGGCCAAGGGCATTGGCGGTGGCATCAAGCAGCAGTATCGCTGGGTTAAATGGGTGCGCGATGGTCCCACGGAGGGTGCCCAAGAGGAACTGGTGCTCGAGGTGCTCCGCGATGGCTGTCGCACCGCCAAAGTGGCCCTGGTGGCCGTCGGCGATGAGCTGAAGTACATCCTGGCCACCGAGAACATGAAGGTTGGCGATATCCTCAAGACCTCGCGCTTTATTCCTAGGATTCCGG TGCGTCCCAATGAAGGCGATGCCTATCCACTGGGTGCCCTGCCCGTGGGCACCCGCATCCACTGCCTGGAGAAGAACCCCGGTCAGATGTGCCACCTCATCCATGCCGCCGGCACCTTCGGCACCATTCTGCGCAAGTTCGACGACAaggtggtggtgcagctgcCCTCGAAGCGTGAGTTCGCCTTCCAGCGCACCTGCATGGCGACGGTGGGTCGCCTGTCCAACCCGGAACACAACAAGGAGCACGTGGGCAGCGCCCAGCGGATGCGGGAGATGGGCAATCGACCCCGCTCCGGTCTGTGGAAGCGCAAGGAAGGCAAACACGGACGCAAGATACGCCGACTGCCGCCCATGACCACAATATCGCCACCGGCTCCGCCCAAGGAGGAGGCCATCAAGTTGACGCTGCCCCTGTGA
- the LOC122615683 gene encoding sodium-dependent phosphate transporter 2, translating into MESFAPELLWMVVIGFLIAFVLAFGIGANDVANSFGTSVGSGVLTIRQACVLATICEISGAVLIGYKVSDTMRKGILEVGLYEGSEEVLMLGCVAALASSAVWLLVATFLKLPISGTHSIVGSTIGFSLVARGVQGLKWSTLGTIVGSWFISPVLSGVVSILLFLAIRRFILRAQEPLKAGFRSLPIFYGVTFFINVISVVLDGPKLLYMDNIPTWIALTASFGLSLLVALLTQLVVVPLQRRKIAKRLRAENPVKFNFEDSVESSPSGSPKKQRRPLSLVSEGKPLPAIAEITELVSLSDNSPRTFKLAPFGLAAKNNNALGEEYKIDPQLIKKAEDLLGKASLDNTDLTITSLNFIDEQQQQQQQQQNGRKLQECFKRMQSPKEEQKNKANPIGTDLETGTTKATNNNLQVVESGGSLDLMISSTLSPNSSKVPLIESKEALNEQEEELKRTAAGGRRTSGAEETPEISMLFSFLQILTATFGSFAHGGNDVSNAIGPLIALYMIYREGSVMQQAESPIYILIYGGVGISVGLWLWGRRVIETIGNDLTKITSSTGFTIEVGAAITVLLASKIGLPISTTHCKVGSVVFVGHVSAAGRKKSQSKDQSDKDAPNDVEPAVDGSVDWHLFRNIAYAWIVTVPVTALLSAGMMYVLCAIAVDDMGGA; encoded by the exons ATGGAGAGCTTTGCGCCGGAATTACTATGGATGGTAGTCATCGGGTTCCTAATCGCCTTTGTCCTCGCCTTTGGCATCGGTGCCAACGACGTGGCCAACTCATTTGGCACCAGTGTCGGCTCCGGAGTTCTCACCATCCGCCAGGCATGCGTGCTGGCCACAATTTGCGAAATTTCGGGTGCCGTTTTAATTG GCTACAAGGTGTCGGACACCATGCGCAAGGGAATCCTGGAAGTTGGTCTATACGAGGGCTCCGAGGAAGTGCTGATGCTGGGCTGCGTGGCCGCTTTGGCCAGCAGTGCCGTTTGGCTGCTGGTAGCCACCTTTTTGAAGCTGCCCATCTCGGGAACGCACAGTATCGTGGGCTCTACGATTGGATTTTCACTAGTGGCGCGCGGCGTTCAGGGCCTGAAGTGGTCTACCTTGGGCACAATCGTCGGATCGTGGTTCATCTCACCGGTGCTGAGTGGAGTTGTGAGCATCCTGCTCTTCCTGGCCATTCGTCGCTTCATCCTACGCGCCCAGGAGCCGCTCAAGGCAGGATTTCGATCGCTGCCCATCTTCTACGGTGTAACGTTCTTCATCAACGTTATCAGTGTGGTGTTGGACGGCCCCAAGCTGCTCTACATGGACAACATACCCACTTGGATAGCACTGACCGCCAGTTTTGGTCTCTCTTTGCTGGTGGCCTTGCTTACGcagttggtggtggtgcctcTGCAGCGGCGCAAGATTGCCAAGCGACTGCGGGCCGAGAATCCTGTCAAGTTTAATTTCGAGGACTCCGTGG AATCTTCACCGTCGGGAAGTCCCAAGAAGCAGCGTCGTCCTCTGTCGCTGGTCAGCGAAGGCAAACCACTGCCGGCCATCGCAGAAATAACCGAGCTGGTCTCGTTGAGCGACAACTCGCCCAGGACCTTTAAGTTGGCGCCATTCGGACTGGCggccaagaacaacaacgcGCTCGGCGAGGAGTACAAGATCGATCCGCAGCTGATCAAGAAGGCCGAGGACCTGCTGGGCAAGGCAAGCCTGGACAACACAGACCTCACGATCACCAGTCTGAATTTCATcgacgagcagcagcaacaacagcagcagcagcaaaatggaCGCAAGTTGCAAGAGTGCTTCAAGCGGATGCAGTCGCccaaggaggagcagaag AACAAGGCGAACCCCATTGGCACGGACTTGGAAACCGGAACTACCAAAGCCACCAATAACAACCTTCAAGTGGTGGAGAGCGGCGGCAGCCTTGATCTGATGATCAGTTCCACGTTATCGCCCAATTCCAGCAAGGTTCCGCTGATCGAGAGCAAGGAGGCGCTGAatgagcaggaggaggagctgaagCGAACGGCGGCCGGGGGACGAAGAACCAGTGGCGCAGAGGAGACTCCGGAGATATCCATGCTATTCTCGTTCCTGCAGATCCTGACAGCCACCTTTGGCAGTTTCGCGCACGGCGGCAATGATGTGAGCAACGCCATCGGCCCACTGATTGCCCTCTATATGATCTATCGCGAGGGATCGGTTATGCAGCAGGCCGAGAGTCCTATCTACATTCTAATCTATGGCGGCGTCGGCATCTCTGTGGGTCTCTGGCTGTGGGGACGACGAGTTATCGAGACCATTGGCAATGACCTTACGAAGATCACCTCATCGAC TGGCTTTACTATTGAAGTCGGAGCTGCCATCACCGTACTGCTGGCCAGCAAAATTGGCCTGCCCATTTCGACCACTCACTGCAAGGTCGGTTCGGTGGTTTTCGTGGGTCATGTGAGTGCTGCAGGTCGCAAGAAGAGTCAGTCGAAGGATCAGAGCGATAAGGACGCCCCTAACGACGTTGAGCCCGCTGTTGATGGCAGTGTCGATTGGCATCTTTTCCGGAACATTGCCTATGCCTGGATCGTGACGGTGCCGGTTACGGCTCTCCTCAGCGCCGGAATGATGTATGTGCTGTGTGCGATCGCCGTGGACGACATGGGTGGGGCATAG